A genome region from Tolypothrix sp. PCC 7712 includes the following:
- a CDS encoding dihydroorotase has protein sequence MTTELLQQVRVIDPVSGTDQLTDVLIADGYIQAIAAHITDVSSDTQIKDCRGLILGPGLVDLYSHSGEPGFEERETISSLLQAAAAGGFTRISILPNTSPVIDNPAVVAQLQKMSQQREASSLSSPPLPHLQTWGAMTLDLAGKQLTELADLAAAGVVGFTDAVPRENLGLVRRVLEYLLPIGKPVAFWPCDQQLTANGVMREGPDAIRLGLPPIPASAETSAIAALLELVAATGNSHVHIMRVSTARSVDLIASAKASGLPITASTTWMHLLLDTKSVKSYHTSLHLDPPLGNPSDVKALREGVRTGIIDAIAIEHAPFTYEEKVQAFAEAPPGAIGYELALPLLWQHLVDTGEFTALELWRALSTRSAECLRDKLQAIAPHQKAELTLFDPQQNWKVESKNLHTLSSNTPWLGQQLQGRVVQIWC, from the coding sequence ATGACAACTGAATTGCTACAACAAGTACGGGTAATTGACCCGGTTTCTGGAACAGATCAACTAACTGATGTGCTAATTGCTGATGGTTACATTCAAGCCATTGCCGCACATATTACCGATGTCAGTTCCGATACTCAAATCAAAGACTGTCGGGGATTAATTCTAGGGCCAGGGTTAGTGGATTTGTACAGCCACTCTGGAGAACCGGGATTTGAAGAAAGGGAAACCATCTCATCTCTGCTACAAGCAGCGGCGGCTGGTGGTTTTACCAGAATCAGCATCTTACCTAATACCTCCCCCGTCATTGATAACCCGGCTGTTGTGGCACAGTTGCAAAAGATGAGTCAACAAAGAGAAGCTTCCTCCCTCTCATCCCCCCCTCTCCCACATCTCCAAACCTGGGGTGCGATGACGCTCGATTTAGCAGGGAAGCAATTAACAGAATTAGCAGATTTAGCTGCGGCGGGTGTTGTTGGCTTTACTGATGCTGTCCCCAGGGAAAATTTAGGGCTAGTGCGGCGGGTGTTAGAATATCTCCTGCCTATAGGTAAACCAGTAGCCTTTTGGCCTTGTGACCAGCAATTAACAGCCAATGGAGTGATGCGAGAAGGGCCAGACGCGATTCGCCTGGGTTTACCACCCATCCCCGCCAGTGCAGAAACAAGTGCGATCGCAGCTTTATTGGAATTAGTCGCCGCCACAGGCAATTCCCACGTGCATATTATGCGTGTTTCTACTGCACGTAGTGTAGATTTAATTGCATCTGCCAAGGCATCTGGTCTACCCATCACCGCCAGCACTACTTGGATGCATTTGTTATTAGATACCAAGTCAGTCAAAAGCTATCACACCAGCTTGCATTTAGATCCGCCCTTGGGTAATCCCAGCGATGTCAAGGCGCTACGGGAGGGGGTACGCACCGGAATCATTGATGCGATCGCCATTGAACACGCACCCTTCACCTACGAAGAAAAAGTCCAAGCCTTTGCAGAAGCACCTCCAGGGGCAATTGGTTACGAGTTAGCATTGCCTTTGTTATGGCAACATCTCGTAGACACTGGCGAATTTACCGCCTTAGAATTATGGCGGGCTTTGAGTACGCGATCAGCCGAATGTTTGCGAGATAAACTTCAGGCGATCGCACCTCATCAAAAAGCTGAATTAACCTTATTTGACCCTCAGCAAAACTGGAAAGTCGAGAGTAAAAACCTGCACACCCTTTCTAGTAATACACCTTGGCTAGGGCAACAATTGCAAGGTCGCGTTGTCCAAATTTGGTGTTAG
- a CDS encoding histidine phosphatase family protein has product MTRVIIVRHGQSMYNTERRIQGRTDASLLTEKGQTDAGKLGKALSNILFHAIYSSPLQRAKQTAEIIQRELTNPTSKSAVCQTSDKLLEIDLPLWERMLTAEVKQQFAEDYQTWHERPHELRMLVESAEGTKEHFPVLSLYEQARQFWQETLPHHQGETILIVGHNGINRALISTALGIPASRYHSIQQSNCGITVLNFAGGLGDPVQLESLNQTQHTGETLPSLRPGHQGVRLLLVRHGETEWNRQTKFQGQIDVPLNDNGRNQARKAGEFLKDVDIDFAVSSPMARPKETAELILQHHPSVKLEFQDGLREISHGLWEGKLEAEIEQEFPGELERWRTEPAQVQMPEGENLQQVWERSVAAWRLIVQAASQSHLKTGIVVAHDATNKTLLCHILGLPSDNFWNFRQGNGAVSVIDYPAGPDGLPVLQAMNITTHLGGGVFDKTAAGAL; this is encoded by the coding sequence GTGACCCGTGTGATCATTGTACGCCACGGCCAAAGTATGTATAACACTGAGCGGCGTATCCAAGGGCGCACGGATGCGTCCTTATTGACAGAAAAAGGTCAAACCGATGCCGGCAAATTAGGCAAGGCCCTCAGTAATATTTTATTCCATGCAATTTATAGCAGTCCATTACAGAGAGCAAAGCAAACAGCAGAAATTATTCAACGTGAGTTGACAAATCCGACTAGCAAGTCTGCTGTCTGCCAAACTTCTGATAAATTGCTGGAGATTGACCTGCCTTTATGGGAGAGAATGCTCACAGCTGAGGTGAAGCAACAGTTCGCTGAAGATTACCAAACTTGGCACGAACGTCCCCATGAATTGCGGATGTTAGTGGAAAGCGCAGAAGGAACCAAAGAACATTTTCCGGTTCTATCTTTATACGAACAAGCACGGCAGTTTTGGCAAGAAACTTTACCCCATCATCAAGGTGAAACTATCTTGATTGTGGGACATAACGGCATTAATCGCGCTTTAATTAGCACGGCGTTAGGAATTCCCGCTAGCCGCTACCACTCCATACAGCAATCTAACTGTGGCATTACAGTATTAAATTTTGCTGGCGGTTTGGGCGACCCCGTACAGTTAGAATCTTTAAATCAGACACAACATACAGGCGAAACTCTGCCTTCATTGCGTCCCGGACATCAAGGAGTCAGGTTGCTACTGGTACGTCATGGAGAAACCGAGTGGAATCGTCAAACTAAGTTCCAAGGACAAATTGACGTTCCCCTCAACGACAACGGTAGAAACCAGGCGCGGAAAGCTGGTGAATTTCTCAAAGATGTGGACATAGATTTTGCTGTCAGCAGTCCAATGGCGCGTCCCAAAGAAACAGCAGAACTCATCTTGCAGCATCATCCTAGTGTAAAGCTGGAATTTCAAGATGGTTTAAGAGAAATCAGCCACGGACTCTGGGAAGGCAAATTAGAAGCAGAAATAGAACAAGAGTTTCCCGGAGAGTTAGAACGCTGGCGCACAGAACCAGCACAAGTACAAATGCCTGAAGGGGAAAATTTACAGCAAGTTTGGGAACGTAGCGTTGCAGCTTGGCGCTTAATTGTGCAAGCAGCATCACAAAGTCATCTCAAAACTGGCATCGTCGTCGCTCACGACGCTACCAATAAAACTTTACTATGTCATATTCTTGGTTTACCATCAGACAACTTCTGGAATTTCCGCCAGGGTAACGGCGCAGTTAGCGTCATCGATTACCCAGCTGGGCCAGATGGTTTACCAGTGCTGCAAGCCATGAATATCACCACTCACTTAGGTGGCGGAGTATTCGATAAAACAGCAGCTGGAGCATTGTAG
- a CDS encoding NIL domain-containing protein has product MALSIVDSTLTYICIRVNLQDHTQPIISQLISRYGLTVNIAAASLKENTQNNGWFNLEIQGDAQQIASGLSYLQSLNIDIEQLNVKSLSAQNQEKLKLLCMNPDCYGCYQTKQELQNRNQEVEMTVPKNRAKFQVSIPHNYRSAPIISGLVACYGLTVNIAKADLDIDAQRDGKFDLEISGSPQQIIFGLRYLKELGLQIWL; this is encoded by the coding sequence ATGGCTTTATCAATAGTAGATTCTACACTTACTTATATCTGCATTCGCGTAAACTTGCAAGACCATACCCAACCGATAATTTCCCAATTAATTTCTCGCTACGGCTTAACAGTTAATATTGCAGCAGCTAGTTTAAAAGAAAATACTCAAAACAACGGCTGGTTTAATTTAGAAATTCAAGGCGATGCTCAACAAATAGCATCTGGACTTAGCTATTTACAATCGCTAAATATAGATATTGAGCAGTTAAACGTTAAAAGCCTCAGCGCTCAAAATCAAGAAAAACTCAAATTATTATGTATGAACCCAGATTGTTATGGGTGTTATCAGACAAAGCAAGAATTACAAAATCGTAACCAAGAAGTTGAGATGACTGTTCCCAAAAATCGAGCGAAATTTCAAGTTTCTATTCCCCATAATTATCGTTCAGCGCCGATAATTAGCGGATTGGTAGCTTGTTATGGCTTAACTGTAAATATTGCTAAGGCTGATTTAGATATAGATGCTCAAAGAGATGGTAAGTTTGATTTAGAAATTTCCGGGAGTCCTCAACAGATTATCTTCGGGTTGAGATATTTAAAAGAATTAGGCTTACAAATTTGGCTGTAA
- a CDS encoding DUF4178 domain-containing protein — translation MVAIVTQTQLHDLRPGDRVRYHGVDWKVEDYSIYQDPQGYLTDEWLLSSKKGSEYYLLREFDPNNKPHSITWYLANPLQNPRLLLPDSEENIIPRLWEDMQSQGEPYPELQLFYKRYYFESRTEGDYQTEGEIKSRITWDYWDEEHQMNLAIEAFPYHQLDIYSTKVVRPDEFSSIQKLADANQIDVGEIIVKSVQAVFASVLLLIGICMLIFG, via the coding sequence ATGGTGGCTATTGTTACTCAAACACAATTGCATGACTTACGCCCGGGCGATCGCGTTAGATATCATGGTGTCGATTGGAAAGTAGAAGACTACAGCATATATCAAGATCCGCAGGGGTATTTAACGGATGAGTGGTTGCTAAGTTCTAAGAAGGGTTCAGAATATTACTTATTACGAGAATTCGATCCAAACAACAAGCCACATTCTATAACTTGGTATCTAGCTAACCCACTGCAAAATCCGCGCCTGTTACTACCAGATTCCGAAGAAAATATCATACCCAGGTTATGGGAGGATATGCAATCTCAAGGGGAACCATATCCAGAATTGCAACTCTTTTATAAGCGTTATTACTTTGAGTCACGCACAGAGGGAGACTATCAGACAGAAGGTGAAATAAAATCTCGGATTACCTGGGATTATTGGGATGAAGAACATCAAATGAATTTAGCTATAGAAGCTTTTCCCTATCATCAATTAGATATTTATTCTACCAAAGTAGTCCGTCCTGACGAATTTTCCTCTATCCAAAAATTAGCAGATGCAAATCAGATTGATGTGGGAGAGATTATTGTCAAATCTGTGCAAGCTGTATTTGCTTCTGTGCTATTGCTCATAGGAATTTGTATGCTCATATTTGGATAA
- a CDS encoding spermine synthase, translating into MPNSLFIEQHDDGIAFYINGDLQFDTADEAIYHEYLVIPAIALAIKRFPHTDLRVLVCGGGDGLAARDILRFPQVSEIDLVDYNPEVLELANTVFKPYNLGSLESEKVTVYTQDAFGFVSQQPNDYYHVIICDFTYPHAAEDTNIYSREWFQKLNRVLIPNGVICTNGVSPQNRTTGFWCLYQTLLAADFTVKPLQLAIPSFSHHGYGNWGFFLASPQVITRYEIEILNFPEELHFLTPSQLLSAFIFESAIANSRHGVMIHTLESPQLFYYLLNASSNLDNLDLESDASVDFLDIEEIGTAEIGEGDFLDLASVAKFWIENIYALPETQDKLADMNRYLPVRHRYHSQNMTSAWLAHLKELLAEIDIKQLLQSLLARAQDLPPQIAQDLKKLADKFSNNQALANLHPQTVELIAMLSVTLLMANLVAPDSVFAKGFSSSSGSSSSTSYSGDGDTFMNKFIGMCLTGVGGVWLYNIFFPQQRDE; encoded by the coding sequence ATGCCTAATTCTTTATTTATTGAACAGCATGATGATGGTATTGCTTTCTATATCAATGGAGATTTGCAGTTTGATACAGCAGATGAAGCAATATATCATGAATATTTGGTAATTCCTGCGATCGCTTTAGCCATTAAAAGATTTCCGCATACCGATTTACGGGTGCTGGTTTGTGGAGGTGGTGATGGATTAGCGGCGAGAGATATCTTACGGTTTCCCCAAGTTAGCGAAATTGATTTAGTTGATTACAATCCAGAAGTTTTAGAACTAGCTAACACTGTATTTAAACCTTATAACTTAGGCAGTTTAGAATCAGAAAAAGTCACTGTCTATACTCAAGATGCATTTGGCTTTGTTTCCCAACAGCCAAATGATTATTATCATGTCATCATTTGCGATTTTACCTATCCCCATGCTGCAGAAGACACGAATATATATAGTCGGGAATGGTTCCAAAAGCTAAATCGCGTACTAATTCCCAATGGCGTAATTTGCACGAACGGCGTTTCTCCCCAAAATAGAACAACAGGTTTTTGGTGTTTATATCAAACACTGTTAGCAGCAGATTTCACAGTCAAACCTTTACAGCTAGCTATTCCTTCATTTTCTCATCATGGTTACGGCAATTGGGGCTTCTTTTTAGCATCGCCGCAGGTAATTACGCGCTATGAAATCGAAATCCTCAACTTTCCTGAAGAGTTACATTTTTTAACACCTAGTCAGCTACTCTCAGCCTTTATTTTTGAGAGTGCGATCGCAAATTCTCGGCATGGAGTTATGATTCATACTTTAGAGAGTCCGCAACTGTTTTATTATCTGCTGAATGCGTCATCTAATTTAGACAATTTAGATTTAGAATCTGACGCTAGCGTTGATTTTTTAGATATTGAAGAGATAGGAACAGCCGAAATTGGAGAAGGTGATTTCCTAGATTTAGCATCAGTAGCTAAATTTTGGATAGAAAATATTTATGCTTTGCCAGAAACACAGGATAAATTAGCAGATATGAATCGGTATTTACCTGTGCGTCATCGCTACCATAGCCAAAATATGACATCAGCATGGCTAGCACATCTCAAAGAATTACTCGCAGAAATAGATATTAAGCAATTATTGCAGAGTTTGTTAGCCAGAGCGCAAGATTTACCTCCACAAATTGCCCAAGATTTGAAAAAATTAGCTGACAAATTTAGTAATAATCAAGCATTAGCAAATCTACATCCGCAAACTGTGGAGTTAATCGCCATGCTATCGGTAACGTTATTAATGGCAAATTTAGTCGCGCCTGATTCAGTATTTGCTAAAGGTTTCTCTTCTAGTAGTGGTAGTAGCAGTAGTACTAGCTATAGCGGCGATGGTGATACCTTTATGAACAAATTTATTGGTATGTGTCTCACTGGAGTGGGGGGAGTTTGGCTATATAATATCTTCTTCCCGCAACAAAGGGATGAGTGA
- a CDS encoding lipid II:glycine glycyltransferase FemX, protein MIYADKSTQQDLALNIRELNTAAQQDWDALIKNHPNGCFMQTFSWADFKEIEGYKTFRYGLFLNNQLIGGCIYYLYPQSNKANLLIAPGGPILPAEYAESALQLLLHQAEKLAKELGAIALRIEPLWTEKPAYLKKFVRAPADLLPSETLLIDLTPETSEILAAMKPKGRYNIRLSQRYGVTTEFSNDSQKIPVLYELFWETVQRQKFFGEPYGFFINLCQTLFKSNMAEIGVAYWQGEIIAAILVVYCGQVATYLYGGRSLAHPQVMANYSLHWEAMQRAKLRGCQFYDFYGFTQDANHSYAKFSQFKSQFGGQPIKTIGAHDYFFYDQLADTLISLFQNLAGGSK, encoded by the coding sequence ATGATTTATGCAGATAAATCGACGCAGCAGGATTTAGCTTTAAATATTAGAGAATTAAATACAGCCGCACAACAGGATTGGGATGCACTCATTAAAAATCATCCCAATGGTTGCTTTATGCAAACTTTCAGTTGGGCAGATTTTAAAGAAATTGAGGGATATAAAACCTTTCGCTATGGTTTGTTTTTAAATAATCAATTAATAGGAGGATGTATTTATTATTTATATCCTCAAAGCAATAAAGCTAATTTATTGATTGCGCCTGGTGGGCCGATATTACCAGCAGAATATGCAGAGTCAGCGCTACAGCTATTGTTACATCAAGCTGAAAAATTAGCAAAAGAATTAGGAGCGATCGCACTGCGGATTGAACCACTATGGACAGAGAAACCAGCGTACCTGAAAAAATTTGTGCGCGCACCTGCTGATTTATTACCATCGGAAACTTTACTTATAGATTTAACCCCAGAAACCAGCGAAATTTTAGCGGCGATGAAGCCGAAAGGACGCTACAATATTCGCCTCAGTCAACGCTATGGTGTGACAACAGAATTTAGCAACGATTCGCAAAAGATTCCTGTCTTGTATGAATTGTTTTGGGAAACTGTACAGCGTCAAAAGTTTTTTGGTGAACCCTACGGCTTTTTTATCAATCTTTGCCAAACATTATTTAAATCAAACATGGCAGAAATTGGTGTAGCCTATTGGCAAGGTGAAATCATAGCAGCAATTTTAGTAGTATATTGCGGTCAAGTGGCTACTTATTTATATGGCGGACGCAGTTTAGCACATCCACAAGTCATGGCTAATTACAGCTTACATTGGGAAGCCATGCAAAGAGCCAAATTGCGCGGTTGCCAATTTTATGATTTCTATGGGTTTACCCAAGATGCAAATCATAGCTATGCCAAGTTTTCGCAATTTAAAAGTCAGTTTGGTGGTCAGCCTATTAAAACTATAGGCGCACATGATTACTTTTTTTATGACCAATTAGCTGATACCCTCATTAGCTTATTTCAAAACCTGGCAGGTGGAAGCAAATGA
- a CDS encoding DUF350 domain-containing protein: protein MNERLMAIVTQFGVILLELFVGFGLFWVGQFAYQKLFRRRMELNLELFVNDNPAVAVALVGYYFGIVIALGGVLGQAVDNWQDKALNLISYGATVILLMLAGAWVGDKLILRHFNCEREIIQDRNIGAANVEAANHIANGLILNAALAGESGGWLVGIVCWLIGLGLLVLVSFIYPKVTKYNVFAEIEKRNNPAAGVALAGLLIATGNIVRVAFAAEFENWVVSFTQYGLLLIFCLISLVVIRWLADLILVPGVKISDEIANQEVPNVGAGLIEAFAYIAASFLIAWCL from the coding sequence ATGAACGAAAGACTGATGGCGATAGTTACGCAATTTGGTGTTATTTTACTAGAATTATTTGTAGGTTTTGGTTTATTCTGGGTGGGACAGTTTGCCTACCAAAAGCTGTTTCGCCGCCGCATGGAATTAAATTTAGAATTGTTTGTTAATGATAACCCTGCGGTTGCTGTAGCGCTGGTAGGTTACTATTTTGGTATAGTTATTGCTTTAGGCGGCGTTCTCGGCCAAGCTGTAGATAATTGGCAAGATAAAGCGCTGAATTTAATTAGTTATGGTGCAACAGTAATTTTATTAATGTTAGCTGGTGCATGGGTAGGGGATAAATTAATTCTGCGTCATTTTAATTGCGAACGCGAAATTATTCAAGACCGTAATATCGGTGCGGCGAATGTAGAAGCTGCAAACCACATCGCCAACGGTTTAATTTTAAATGCGGCTTTAGCTGGAGAAAGTGGTGGTTGGTTGGTAGGAATAGTTTGTTGGTTAATTGGTTTGGGATTACTCGTGTTAGTCAGTTTCATCTATCCCAAAGTTACTAAATATAATGTATTTGCAGAAATTGAAAAGCGCAATAACCCGGCGGCTGGTGTTGCTTTAGCAGGGTTACTGATTGCTACAGGTAACATTGTACGAGTCGCTTTTGCTGCTGAATTTGAAAACTGGGTTGTGAGTTTTACCCAGTATGGATTACTGTTAATATTTTGCTTAATTTCCTTGGTTGTAATTCGCTGGTTAGCCGATTTAATTTTAGTACCTGGCGTTAAAATCTCCGATGAAATTGCCAATCAAGAAGTTCCCAATGTTGGCGCAGGTTTAATAGAAGCTTTTGCTTATATTGCCGCTTCTTTTTTAATTGCTTGGTGTCTTTAA
- a CDS encoding S-adenosylmethionine decarboxylase family protein, which yields MPAAQTVFNWETADFIKVIKNAAHIAQLTIVGELAYAFQPQGVSAVILLAESHVALHFWPEEAKVTIDIHICDYQKDNQQKARLLAEILTRQITNSESMANWNYLNITG from the coding sequence TTGCCTGCTGCACAGACTGTTTTCAATTGGGAAACGGCAGATTTTATCAAGGTTATCAAAAATGCGGCTCATATAGCTCAACTTACTATTGTTGGTGAACTGGCTTATGCATTCCAACCACAGGGAGTTTCTGCAGTTATTTTACTAGCAGAGTCTCATGTAGCGTTGCATTTTTGGCCAGAAGAAGCAAAAGTTACAATCGATATTCATATCTGCGACTACCAAAAAGATAATCAGCAAAAAGCTAGGCTATTGGCAGAAATTCTCACCAGACAAATTACTAATTCTGAAAGCATGGCTAACTGGAATTATTTAAATATCACTGGTTAA